GTGCGGCAGGGCCTGTTATTGACGTGCCTATGATGAGTCCGGTTATTAATTTAAACAGATCACCAAATAACCAGGTTGCAAAAAATGGATAAAAACAGCCACCTACAAATCCATGTAATGCCGCATGGACCTTGGAAAAACGGGGTTTGTTCAATGTTTTTTGTAAATCGCTGTGTAATTGTGAACCCTTAAAGTCTACTACAGGGAGGGCATTATGTTTTATAAATGCCTGACGTTTGCTGCATTCAATGATTCGTCTTTCGAATAGCGTTTTTTGTTGATTTTTTGTATTGATATCCGAGATGTTTTGAGTAGGTTCACCCATGCTGTATCCGAGTTGCCAGGCGAGACAAGCCATTGCAATCATAAGTGGAGGCAAGGCAATGCCTAGCACAATCGCTACGGGAAATAAATAAAAACCAAAGCCTACTAACCAATAAATAAAACTGGCGGAGCCTACGGCCGCCATAATTTTTTTACCCAAACTAGGGTTTGGTTTAATTGTAATTTCATTTAAGCTATTTTTATGGGCAGAAAACATTTTTTCCGCATAGTTTTTTGTAAGCTCGATGGAATAGCTGTGCGATTTACATTCAAACCTTGCTCCGTCCAACGTATTTTCTTTATTTAAAAAGATAACAACTTTATCAATTATTGCTTGAAAAAGTGTAGCTAGTGTTTCTTTCTTATTTTTTCCGTTTAAAAAATTTTGTAAATACTTAAGTTCTTCTTTTTTTCTACCCCAGCAAAAAAATTGGCGTTTATAACGTACAAATTTAGAAATGTCTGGCGAATAAAAATGGGCGGCAGCTGCTAAAAGTTTATAGTCATATTTACTTTCACCCATTAAAGTGAATATTTCACCCTCTTTTTTAGATTCTAATAAACGTCTAAAATAAAAGAAGTGACTTGTTTTTTCGCGATTTCTGATATCTCGATAAGCAGCGACATAAACGCCGATTGCGGCGCTGACGATTGCACCGCCGGCTATCAATCCGTCCCATGTTGCGGCATAACGGCTTGCGTTGATAGTGTCATATAAATAGAGTGGGTCATTAGAGCCTGCAGCACTACCGGCTATTACGTTTACATTGTGCAAAGGAGTTGCTTGGATTGAGTCAACAGCACTGATGGCTTCAGCACGTGACTTTTGATAAATATTTGCCGTAGAATCAAACATAAAAACCCGTTGGTTTAAAGTTGGTTTTTTAGCGCTTATCCTAAGACAGATTGATTTTAAAGAGTCATATAAAATCTTATCCTACCTATTAAGTATAAATAAATTATATTAAGGAAATCTTAAGGAAGCAGAGGGTGCAAAAGTGCAACCACTGGAAGAGTGCGTGCTAGGAAACGGTTGATAGTTGGAGCGGAAAGCGAAAATTTTTTAGCTTTTAGTATTCTGAACTTATTTTTATAAAAATAACTTAATGAAGACTTAACTATTTTTCATTTTCAAAACGTTTGGGGTATTCACAGAGATCTTGAATAATACATTCTGGGCATTTTGGTTTTCGTGCTAAGCAAGTGTAACGTCCATGTAAAACTAACCAGTGGTGTGCATTTTTCAAATAAGGTTTGGGTATGGTTTTAAGTAGTGTTTTTTCAACAGCGAGTGGTGTTTTTTCTTTAGCAAGGCCAGTTCTATTACATACACGAAAAATATGTGTATCAACAGCAACGGTGGGTTGATCGAATACGGTATTGAGAACGACGTTGGCTGTTTTCCGTCCTACACCAGGAAGCTTTTCTAAAAGCTCACGTTTTTCTGGCACTTTTCCTTTATATTGTTTGAGTAGAATTTCACAAGTGTTAATAATATTTTTTGCTTTGGTATTATATAGCCCAATTGATTTTATATGTTTTTTTAAGCCTTCTAAGCCAAGCGCGGCGATTGCCTCAGGCGTGCTAGCGGCAGCAAACAAGGTTTTAGTAGCGCGATTAACTGATTTATCGGTGGCTTGCGCCGAGAGAATAACCGCTATTAATAACTCAAAAGGAGAGCGGTAAACTAATTCTGTTTGCGGGTGAGGATTTTGTTTATTAAAACGTTGAAAAATAGCAAGACGCTTTTTTGCGTTCATGCTATTTTCTTTTTTTAAAATCCATTCTGGATTGAACCATGACACCTAAAAATTTATGTGGTTTATTTAATAACAAGGTTTTAAAGTCCGTGTTTAGTGGTTTAAGTATGGTGTGTTCACCATCAATTAAAACTTGTTTGAAATTTGGTAAGTCATGACCATCAATATGAATGATACTAAAATCTAAATTATTAGGTTTTAAGTCGGGGTCAATGAGAAGAACGGTTCCTTCTGGGAAGCGAGGCTCCATGGTAGTGTCTCTAACCGCAACCGCATAGGCATGCTGACTTAACTCAATATCTGTAGAAACCGTGGGTAAAGGACCTGATTTTTTGTTTAGATTAGGCCAAGCGAGTATTTGCTCCCAGTCTAACAGAGGGATTTGGCGCCAGCCTTGGGCGTCGGGATTAAAAGTGCCAGGAATACGATCAATGGGTAGGGGCTCATCACCAATTAGCTGGCTGATGGAAATAGCAAAGAAAGTTGCAATAGGGCTTAAGGTTGCGACCTTAGGGTTGTCTGTTTCACCCGAGCATATTCGGTGTACTACAGGTTGGCCAATCCCGGTTCGG
This is a stretch of genomic DNA from Candidatus Rickettsiella viridis. It encodes these proteins:
- a CDS encoding S24 family peptidase, producing MKNRSMSTILKGLMAELGINESELARRTGIGQPVVHRICSGETDNPKVATLSPIATFFAISISQLIGDEPLPIDRIPGTFNPDAQGWRQIPLLDWEQILAWPNLNKKSGPLPTVSTDIELSQHAYAVAVRDTTMEPRFPEGTVLLIDPDLKPNNLDFSIIHIDGHDLPNFKQVLIDGEHTILKPLNTDFKTLLLNKPHKFLGVMVQSRMDFKKRK
- the nth gene encoding endonuclease III — encoded protein: MNAKKRLAIFQRFNKQNPHPQTELVYRSPFELLIAVILSAQATDKSVNRATKTLFAAASTPEAIAALGLEGLKKHIKSIGLYNTKAKNIINTCEILLKQYKGKVPEKRELLEKLPGVGRKTANVVLNTVFDQPTVAVDTHIFRVCNRTGLAKEKTPLAVEKTLLKTIPKPYLKNAHHWLVLHGRYTCLARKPKCPECIIQDLCEYPKRFENEK